The Sulfurimonas sp. genome includes the window TTGTAGTTTTTCTGGTCTTCTTTTGGATTGAAATTTAGTGCTACAATCATTGCATTTATATCTTTGAAGTCCTCGTCTTTTGCCTATCTTTTTTGTATTGTTTTTCTCACAATTTGGACAAATTTTT containing:
- a CDS encoding transposase-like zinc-binding domain-containing protein; protein product: MCPNCEKNNTKKIGKRRGLQRYKCNDCSTKFQSKRRPEKLQEIIFIPQGQATRKSIFINDKL